The genomic stretch GTGCTGCACGCCCGGTTCAGCGACCGTGCGTTCCGGGCGATCGTCTACGTTCTGGCGCTGCTGGCCGGGCTGCTCCTGCTGGCCAGGTCGGGCCGTCCGACAGCCCCGCCGGCCCCGTCGGAGGCTCCCCCGGGGCAGGCGTCCGCCGTGGAGGTCGGCGACCCGTTCGACCGAGGCCTGGACGCCTACCGTCGCGCCGACTGGCCGGCGGCCGCAGAGGCGTTCCGGCAGGCGGCGCGCGCGGCCGGCGCACGCCGGGACCCGGCCCTGCTGAACCTGGGGCTGGCCCTCTATCGGGCGGGGCGCCTGGCGGCGGCCGAGGATGTCTTCGGCGGGCTGGGGCAGGCGCCGGACCCGCTGGTGGGCGCGGCCGCTCTGCTGAACGCCGGGAACTGCGCCTACCGCACGGCCCGCTGGGACGAGGCGATGGGCCGGTATGCCCGGGCGGTCGGCGTCTGTGCGGGCGTGTGCGCGCCCGGGCAGCAGCAGGCAGGGCTGCGCGAGGTGCGGGCCCGGGCGGAGCACAACCTGGCCCTCGCGCGCCGACGGGTCACCCATCCTCCTCTGCCCGGACCGGCGGGGGGGACCCCGCAGGCGCACACGGGCCGGGGGGAGGGGGCGGCGCTGCCGGGCGCGGAGGGGGGGCGCGACGTGCGGGACGTCCTGACGGGGTCCGCGGCGGGCTCGGAGCCGGACGGGGCGGAGGGGACGCGGGACCTGAGCGCCGTTCTGGCGGCCGTGGCGCGCCGCGACACGGGGCCGGTGCTGGCCCGCTCGCAGCCGCCGGCCGTGGGCGGCCGGCGCTGGTAGCGCCGCCGGGCGCTCCTCAGCCTTCCAGTGTGCCCCGGGGGCCGGTTGCGAACTGGAACCCGGCGGCGGCCAGCAGCATGACGAGCAGCGCAAGGCCGAGCATGTCCGGATTCTCGGTGAGCCACCCGAAGAACGTGTGCAGGAAGGCGACCTCGTCGCTCAGCAGGTGCGAAAGCAGGCCGAGGACGGCCAGGAGGGCACAGGAGCCGAGCAGTGCGGTGGAGATGATGGCCAGCGGCCGCACCTCGACCATGGCGGCGAATCCCATGAGGAACCCCACGGCGAACAGCACCAGCGCCAGGGTCTGATGCTGGGCGAAGACCTTATGGGTGAAGAAGATGGCCGAGAGCATGAGGAAGGGGGACATGACCACCAGGAAGGCGGCGATGGGCCGGGCGCGCAGGGCGGAGAAGAGGTAGGCGGCCACCCCCAGGCCGGCGCCCACGGCCAGTAGCGTCAGGCGGAACCACGCGGGCCGCGTCTCCCCGGCATACAGGGTCTCGATCAGGCAGAAGGCGATGACCACCCCCGTGGCGAGTCCGAGCACGGGCGCGAACGGGATCAGCAGGGACTTGACGAGCGTCCAGCCGAAGAACATGCACAGGAGGCCCAGAAACGCGCCGATCGCGACCATCAGCCACGCCGTCGTGCGCCGTTCGGTGAACGCCTCCAGGCGGTCGTCGACCTGTGTGGCGAAGCTCCGGACCTTCGTCTCGGCCTTCTGGGCGAGCACCTCGGCCTTTGAGGGGGGGGCCTGTTCCGTCGGCTGGGCACCGGCCGGGCCGGGGTCCGCGCCTGCGGCCAGGGCCGGGCGAACGAACGCGAAGGCCGCCAGTGCGACCACGGCGGCGGCGACCAGGGGGTGTTTCATGGCATAGGGCCTCTGGGAGGACACCGGGCTCCGGGGCGGCGCCGGGCGCTACGGCGGCGCCGGGCGCTACGGCGCCCCTTCCTTCTCAAGCTCTGCCCGCTTGCGCGCGATCAGTTCGTCCAGCGCCCTGGAGAAGTAGTCGTGTTCTTCGCCGACCTTCTTGCCGGCCCTCTGCTGGTAGGTCTTGCGCGCCCGTTCGAGGGGATCGCGCAGGAGTTCCTCGAAGGAGTCCTGCAGGATGCCCTCGCGCACGGCATCCGCGTGGTAGGCCTCGAGGTCCGCCACGAGCACGCGGGCGATCCGCCAGGCGTTCTGGTGGGCGGGGTCGGCGCTGACTTCGGGGGCGCCGTCCGTCTCGTCCAGACCCGCCCCGGCAGAAGCGGGCACCGTTGCGTCGTCATCCTCGTCCGGCGCTGCGGCCCGGGCCACGCCATCGGCGATCGCCCCTTCCACGAGGGCGTGCAGGCGATCGATACGGCGCCCGAGCGTCTCGACCACCTTGGCGATGTCCTTGGCCTGCTGGTTGAGCGCCGCGACGAGCCGCCCCTGCGTCTCCTGGATCTGGCCGAGGAACTCGCCGAGTCTGCGCAGGCGGTCCGCCGCCTCCCGCATCGAGCCCTCCAGGCCCTCGCTGCTGTCGACGTACTCGACCGTGAGCACGGTGGCGGGCACGCGGGCGATGCCCTGTTCGGGGGGGAGGGGGGTCGAGTCGGTCTCGTCCTCCTTCCTAAGGAAGAGCTTCTTGACGAAACGGCCGGTTGCGGCGCCCGGCGGGGTCTGTTCGTCCACCGGTGTCGGCTGCACCTTGTTGTCGGCCATCGCTACCCTCTGTGCTCAAGCCCCGGTGTCACCAAAGAGGAGTAAAAGTGCCCGTGCGCCATGGTACAGAACACCCGCTGAAAAGGCAAGCGGTTTTTGAAGATCGTTCGCCGGGGGCGAGGCGACCGGGGTCGCGGGGTCTGCGTCCCCCGGCAGCCGCCGGCCCGGCGGGAGGCCGGCGGGCGGCCCCCGGGCGGGCGACGGCGGCGGGGGTGGGCCGGCAGGGGTGCCGCAAGTCCTTCCCGCGTCGACACATGCGCAGACGGGCCTGCGGCTCGGTGCTCTGACCTTGACTTTTGGCGCCTGAGGCAGTATTTCATTGCGTGTGTATTGTCCGATCCAACTGAAGCCGGAAGCGGGGGAATGGCTCATTCAAGCAGCCTGAGTCTGCCGTTGCTGGAGAAGGCGCGTCAGTTCACCGATTCCGACGCGGTGAAAGAGGCCGGTCTGTACCCGTACTTCCGGCCCGTCTCGTCCGCGCAGGATACCGAGGTCGTGATGAACGGGCGCAAGGTCATCATGCTCGGGTCCAACAGCTACCTGGGTCTGACGACGCATCCGGAGGTCAAGGCGGCGGCACAGAAGGCGATCGAGGTCTACGGCACCGGCTGCGCCGGGTCGCGTTTCCTGAACGGGACGCTCGACATCCACCTGGAGTTGGAGGAGACGCTGGCACGGCTGGTCGGCAAGGAGGCCGCGATCCTCTACTCCACGGGCTTCCAGGCGAATCTGGGCGCCATCAGCACCCTGGTCGGCAAGGACGACTACGTCATCACCGACCGGGAGGACCACGCGAGCATCGTCGACGGATGCCGGCTGAGCTTCGGGACCTTCGTGCGGTTCAACCACAACGACATGGCCTCCCTGGAAGGGCGGCTGCAGGAGCTGCCGATCGAGGCCGGCAAGCTGATCGTTGTCGACGGCGTCTTCAGCATGACGGGCGACATCGCGGAGCTGACGTCGATCTGCGAGCTGGCCGAGCGCTACCAGGCCGGCGTCATGGTCGACGACGCACACGCCATGGGCGTTCTGGGGCCGCGGGGCGAGGGCACGGCGGCGCATTTCGGCCTGACCGACCGCGTGCAGATCATCATGGCCACGTTCAGCAAGTCCTTCGCCTCGCTGGGCGGGTTCATCGCCGCCGACCTGGAGACGATCGAGTACCTGAAGCACAAGTCGCGTCCGCTCATCTTCAGCGCCAGCATCTCCCCTCCGAATGCGGCGGCCACCCTGGCGGCCGTTCGCATCATGCTGCGCGAGCCGGAGCGCATCCGTCGCCTCTGGCGCAACACGCGCATGATGACCGAAGGGCTCCGCGCAGAGGGCTTCAACACGGGCAACTGCCAGACGCCCATCGTGCCCGTGCACGTCGGCGACATGCACACCTGCTTCCGGATGTGCAAGCGCCTGGACGAGGAGGGGGTGTTCGTCAACCCGGTCGTCGCGCCCGCCGTCGGGCCCAACGAAGCCCTGCTCCGCATCAGCCTGATGGCCACCCACAGCGAAGAGCAGATCCAGTTTGCGCTGGATAAGGTCAAGTTGGTGGGGCAGGAGCTGGGAGTCATCTGACCTCAACCCTCGCCTCCGGGATTGAGGGCCGGCCCATGGGAACAGCCGTCTGTGCCGTTACGTCCCGCGCGGACATGGGCCGGTTCATCCGCTATCCCCTGGCCCTCTATGCGGACGCCCCCCTGTTCGTCCCCCATCTTCTGAGCGAACGCAAGCGGTTCTTCGGGCCGTCCAACCCCCTGTTCGCGTTCACCGAGGTCTGCTACCTGCTCGCGCGCGACGATTCGGGCCGCCTGGTCGGCCGCACGTCCGCCCACGTCAACCGCCGGCATAACCAGTACTGGGACGACCGCACCGGGTTCTTCGGGTTCTTCGAGTGCGAGCGGGACGCCGGCGTCGCACGGGCGCTGCTGGCCGGGGCGGAGGACTGGCTGCGTGCCCGGGGCATGGACGCGGTACGGGGGCCCCTGAACTTCTCGACCAACGAGGAGTGCGGGTTCCTGGCAGAGGGTTTCGACCGGCCGCCGTCGTTCATGATGCCGTATACGAAGCCCTACTACCCGGACCTGATGGCCGAATGCGGCTATCGGGGGGCCATGGACCTGGTCGCCTACGAGTACGACCGCCAGGGGGCGATCCCCGAACGGGTGGCGCGCTACGCCGACCGGGCGGCCCGGGCCGGGGCCGTCGTCCGCCCCGTGGACATGCGTCGCTTCGAGGCCGACGTGCGGGCCGCCTTCACCGTCTACAACGACGCCTGGGCCCGCAACTGGGGCTTCGTGCCGATGTCGGAGCCGCAGTTCGCCCACATGGCCCGCGAGCTGAAGTCCATCGTTGAGCCGTCGTTTGCGTTGATCGCGGAAGTGGACGGGCGGCCCGTCGGTTTTCTTCTGGCCCTGCCCGACTATAACACCGTGCTGAAGAGAATGAACGGCCGTCTCTGGCCGCTCGGCATCTTTCGTTTTCTGCTGGCGCGCAGACGGATGCACCGGGTGCGCGTGCTGACGATGGGCGTTGTCCCCGAACTCCGCCGGCGCGGCATCGAGATGGCGCTCATATACCAGATGTTCAGGAACGGCTACGAGCGCGGCTACGACGAGGGCGAGTTCTCGTGGGTCCTCGAGGACAACGTGCTGATGAGGCGCGTTCTGGAACGTTTCGGCGCCCGGGCCACCAAGACCTACCGCATCTTCGAGAAGGCCCTATGAAGGTCCTCCTGACCGGTGCGAACGGCTTCGTCGGCAGTCACGTGCTCGACGGCCTTCTGGCGGCCGGGCACGACGCCCGCCTGCTGCTGCGAGAGACGTCGAACACACGGTTCATCGCCGACCACCTGGCGCGCACGGAGGTTCGCTACGGGTCCCTGGACGCGCCGGAGCCCCTCCGAGGCGCCGTCGCCGGCGTCGACGCCGTGATCCACTGCGCGGGCGTGACGAAGGCCGCGCGTCGCGCCGCATACCACGCGGCCAACGCCGCCGGTGCGCTCCACGTGGCCGAGGCGTGCAACGCCTCCGAGGCGACCGTGCGGCGGCTCGTGCTCATCTCCAGCCTGGCCGCCACCGGGCCGGGCACGGTCGAGGCGCCCGCCCGCGCGGACGGCCCGGCCCGCCCCGTCTCCGAGTACGGACGAAGCAAGCTGGAGGGCGAGCGGCACGTGCGCGAACGCTGCCGCGTGCCGTGGACCATCCTGCGGCCCGCGGCCGTGTACGGGCCGAGGGATCGGGACTTCCTGCTGGTATTCCGCGGCGTCCGGGGTCGGTTGGTGCCGGTCTTCGGCGGTTCGAAGCCGCTCAGCCTCGTCTACGTGGAGGACCTGGCGGACTGCGTTCTGCGGGCACTCGACGCCGAGCACGGCGCCGGGGGCACGTATCACGTCGCGCACCCCGATCCCGTCACGCAGCGTGCGTTCATGCGGGCCATCGAGGCGGCCGTGGGCGCCCGTCCCGTGCACGTACGGGTGCCGGGCCTGGCCGTTACCGCCGCGTGCGCCGCCCGGGGGGCCTGGGCACGCCTGAGCGGCCGGCCGGGCATACTGAGCATGGACAAGGCGGCGGAACTGCGCGCGCCCGGATGGGTCTGCGACACGGCGGACGCGGCGCGCGATCTGGGCTTTGAGGCGTCCACCCGGCTTGCGGACGGGTTGGGCCGCACGGCCGAATGGTACGCGGAGGCGGGCTGGCTGCGGCATGGATGAACACAAGGGCGGGTACCGGCTTGTCGATTGGCTCACGCAGGGCTACCTGGCGGTCGTGGCCGCGGGGATCGTGTTGTTCGGGCCCGGGCGGCTGGCGCACTGGCCGCTCTACCTCCTGGCACACGCCGTCGCCATGGCCCTGGTGCACGGCCTGATCCGCCGGGCGGAGGGGGACGGCCGGCCGGCCGTGCGGTTCGTGCGCGCCTTCTACCCGTTCCTGCTCTACTCCTTCTTTTACTCCGAGACCCACCTGCTGGACGATCTGATCGTCACGCGGCATCTGGACGGGGCGTTCATCGACATGGACCAGCGGCTGTTCGGCCGCCAGCTCTGCCGGGCGATGATGGCGGCGCATCCGCAGGCGTGGGTGGCCGAACTGCTCTACTTCGCCTACTTCTCCTACTACGTCATGGTCTTCGGCGTCGGGCTGGCCCTCTACCGGCTCCGACCCCGCCGGCACTTCCGGCGGTATGTCACGGTGCTCAGCGTCGTGTTCTACGTCTGCTACCTCACCTACATCGTCCTTCCCGTGATGGGCCCGCACGGGACGCACGTCGGGGTGGTCTTCTCCGGCACGCTGGCGTCGGTCGGTCCGCTGACGGCTCCCCCGTCCGTCCGGTCGGCGGTGTTCTATCGGATCATGGTTCGCCTCTACGACCTGGTGGAGCCGGAGGGCGGCGCCGCCTTCCCGAGCAGCCACGTGGCCGTGGCGCTGACGACGCTCTGGTTCACCTGGACCCACTTCCGGAAGGTGCGGCTCGCGCACCTGGTGCTCGTCATACTGCTGTGCATCTCGACCGTCTACTGCGGCTACCACTACGCCGTGGACGTCCTGGGCGGGATCGTCACGGCCGCCCTGTTGGCGCCGGCGGGGCTCTGGATGGTCCGCAGGGCGGAGGCGCGGCAGCGGGGCTCCGTACGCGAGGGCGTGCGCGTCCCGGCGGCGGCGGGGGCCGGCTGCGGCTCCTCGGACGCGTGACGGGGCAAAGGCCGTTCAGCCGGCCGCTGCGGCGACGGCGCGCGCCATGCCGCGGAAGATCAGGTCCGATACGTGCCGGGTCCCCGGCTCCGGCAGGGCGCCCAGCAGGAGCGGGGCATCCGTGCCCGTGCAGACCAGCGGCGCACAGTCGCATCCCGGAAGGTCCCTGTACCGGGCCGCCAGGGCGGTGACGCCGCCGGCACACGCCCAGTAGACGCCGCTTGCGACGGCGCTGTCCGTGTCGGTGCCGACGGCCGTGGCGGGGACCCGGGGCGTCACGCGCGGCAGCAGGGCGGTGCTTGCGTGCAGCGCCCGGGCGCCCAGGGCGAGCCCCGGCGCGATGGCGCCGCCGGCGAAGCGGCCTTCGGGGTCCACCAGGTCCACTGTGATCGCCGTGCCGGCCGAGACGACGATGCATGGGGCGCCGGCCTCCTCCCGGGCCGCCAGGGCCAGCAGAAGGCGGTCGACGCCCACCCGGCCGGGATGGCGCACGAGCGCCGTCAGGGGCACGGCAAGGTCGCGTCCGAAGAACTCCGGACGTGCCCGCGGCTCCAGGGCCGCCGCGATTGCGCCGTCGGCGGCCGGGCAGACGGACGCAACGAGGCAGCGCAGGCCGCAGGGCAGGTCCGGGGAGGCGAGGGCGGTGCGAAGGCGGTCCGGCAAGTCCTCTACAGGCCGAGTGGGTACCCGCAGGACCGGCCGGATCGCGTCTCGGGTGATCCAGGCCCCCTTGACGGACGTATTGCCGACGTCCAGGGCCAGGAGGCATTGTGTTCGGGTCGTCGGGGCCATGGCTGCCACCTCGGTGCAGGGGGTGAGTATACCAGACGCCGGGCGGGGGGGCGAGCCGTTTCGCGGACCGTCGGTGCCCGGGCGGGGAGGCCCGGTGCGGCCCGTTGGGGGGAGCGCGGCCGTGCTCGGCCGCTGTCCGTGTTTGTCCGTGTGCGTCCGTGTGCGTCCGTGTGCGTCCGTGTGTGTCCGTGCCGGGCCGCAGGGGGCGCTTTGAACCGGACTGGTCGGCTGCTATAATTGACGCCTCGGGGTCTCCGCAAGCATCCTCAGAGGCTGGAGCATCCAAGGGATGGAACAAGACCGTTACGTGCCGGCGCACGTGGAGGCGCATTGGCGGGAGTACTGGGACGGCGTGAGGCTGTTCCACTGCGATGACCGCAGTACGCGGCCGGGCTTCTACTGCCTGGTCATGTTTCCGTATCCCTCGGGGGCCCTGCACGTCGGGCACGGGCGGAACTACATCCTGGGCGACGTCGTGGCGCGCTACAAGCGGATGCGCGGGTTCAACGTGCTGCATCCGATGGGCTGGGACGCCTTCGGGCTGCCGGCGGAGAACGCGGCCATCAAGCGGGGGCTGCATCCGCGCATGTCGGTGGCCCGCAACGTGGAGATCATGAAGGCGCAGATTCGCGCGCTGGGCATCGGCTACGACTGGGACCGGGAGATCAACACCAGCGAGCCGGGCTACTACCGGTGGACGCAGTGGGTGTTCCTGCAGCTCTGGCAGCAGGGGCTGGCGTATCGGCGCGACGCGCCGGTGAACTGGTGCCCGAGCTGCCAGACCGGCCTGGCCAACGAGGAGGTCGTCAACGGCCTCTGCGAGCGGTGCGACACCGAGGTGGTCGAGAAGGACCTGCCGCAGTGGTTCTTCAAGATCACGGACTACGCGGACCGCCTGCTGAAGGACCTGGACCTGCTCGGTGCGTGGCCGGAGCGCGTGCGCCTGATGCAGGCGAACTGGATCGGTCGCAGCGAGGGCGCGCTGGTCTTCTTCAAGGTGGCGCACACGGGCGAGCCGATGCCGTGCTTCACGACGCGGCCGGACACGCTCTGGGGCGTCACGTTCATGAGCCTGGCCCCGGAGCATCCGGCGATCCCCGGCCTGGTGGCCGGAACGGACTACGAGGAGCCGGTGATGAGCTTCGTCTCCGAGGCCATCGAGCAGAATCAGGTGGCCCGCTCCTCGGACACGGTGGAGAAGCAGGGCGTCTTCACCGGCCGTCACGTGATCAACCCCGTCAACGGCGAGCGGGTGCCGCTGTGGGTGGCCAACTACGCGCTGATGGAGTACGGCACGGGGGCCGTCATGGCCGTGCCGGCGCACGACCAGCGCGACTTCGAGTTCGCGGTCAAGTATGACCTGCCCATCGTGCCCGTCATCCGTCCTGAGGACGCGGAACCGGACGCCGGGGAGATGGCCGAGGCCTACGTGGGGCCGGGCGTCATGGTCAACAGCGGTCCGTTCGACGGCACGCGCGTGCCCGAGCAGATGCACCGCGTGGTCGAGTACCTCGAAGCCAACGCGATGGGCGAGGCCGACGTGAACTACCGCCTGCGCGACTGGCTCATCAGCCGGCAGCGCTACTGGGGCGCCCCCATCCCGGTGGTGCACTGCCCGCAGTGCGGCATCGTGCCCGTGCCCGAGGACCAGTTGCCCGTGCTCCTGCCGGACGAGGTGGACTTCACGCCGCGCGGCAAGAGCCCGCTGGATTTCGTGGAGGATTTCGTCAAGACAACGTGTCCCGCCTGCGGGCGCGAGGCGCGCCGCGAGACCGACACGATCGCGCAGTGGCTCTGCTCCTGCTGGTACTTCCTGCGGTTCGTGTCCCCGCACGACGAGACGAGGCCGTTCGATCGGGACCTGGCGGATTCCTGGCTGCCGGTGGACCTGTACATCGGGGGCGTGGAGCACGCCGTCCTGCACCTGCTCTACTCGCGTTTCATCGTCAAGGTGCTGCAGGACGCCGGGCACCTGGGGTTCGCGGAGCCGTTCCGGGCGCTTTTCACGCAGGGGATGATCTGCAAGCAGAGCCACGTCTGCCGGCGCTGCCTGCGGGTCGTGACGGACGACCCCAACGTGCGCGAGCCGTGCCGCTGCGACCTGGGCATGAGCCTGGAGCGTCGCCTGCGGGAGGGCGTCGAGGTGCTCTCCAGCGCCGAGAAGATGAGCAAGTCCAAGGGGAACGTGGTCACACCGGACCACGTCATCCGCCAGTATGGGGCCGACACCCTGCGGCTCTACACGCTGGCGATCGGGCCGCCGGAGAAGGACGCCGAGTGGCAGGACAGCGGCATCGTGGGCTACCATCGGTTCCTGAACCGCCTGTGGGATTCGATCGTCGGGCACAGGACGGGATTCGAGGCGATCCCCCGGCAACTGCCCGACGCGGGCGGGCTGGCGCCGGAGAGCCGACGCGTCTACCGGCAGGTGCATGCGACGATCAAGCGCGTGACCGAGGACATCGAGCAGCGGTGGCACTTCAACACGGCGATCGCCTCGGTCATCGCCCTGCTCAACGAGGTCCAGAAGCTTCCCGTGCTCGGAAGCTACGTGGGCACGGAGACCGACGAGGAGCAGCGCGACTTCAACCTGTTCCGGTTCGCCCTGGAGAGCATCGTGCAACTGCTGGCGCCGTTTGTGCCGCACGTGGCCGAGGAGCTGTGGGGCCGCATGGGCAATCCGGCGAGCATCTTCGAGCAGGGATGGCCGGAGTTCGACCCCGAGGCGGCCCGCAGCGAGGAAGTGGAACTGCCCGTGCAGGTGAACGGTCGGGTGCGCGAGCGGCTGGTGGTCGAGCGCGACGAAGACGAGGAACTCGTCCGGGAGAAGGCGCTGAGCCTGGAGAACGTGCGGCGCTACGTCGAAGGCAAGGAACTCGTGCAGTGCGTTGTGGTGCCCAACCGCATCGTGAGCATCGTGGTGCGATGACGGCCGGGGCGGCGGAGTCCTTCGAACGGGTGTTCGGCGCGCGGCCGCCGGGGCTGCAGTGCGCCCGCGCTCCGGGCCGCGTGAACCTGCTCGGGGAGCATACGGACTACAACGGGGGGTTCGTCCTGCCCATCGCCGTCGACCGGGCCGTGCGGGTCTGCTTCCGGGCGGCCGCCGGGCCGGTGCGGCTCTGGTCGGAAGACGCCGGCTCCTGGGCGGCCTTCGAACTGGCGGACCTCCGGCCGCCGCCCCCCGGCGGCGGTGCGCCGCCCGGCGACGGCGCGCCCGATTGGGGCGCCTACGCGCGGGGCGTGGCCTGGGCGCTGCAGGAGGCGGGCCACCGGCTGCGCGCGATCCAGGGGGTGGTGAGCGGCGACGTGCCCATGGGCTCGGGGCTCAGCTCGTCGGCCGCGCTCGAGGTGGCGGTGGGGACGGCGTTCTGCGCGGCGGCCGGGCTGCAGATCGACGGGCGGGCGCTGGCCCTGGCCTGCCAGCGGGCGGAACACGCGTTCACCGGCGTCCGCTGCGGCGTCATGGACCAGTTCGCCAGCATCCACGGCCGGTCGGGATGCGCGCTGCTGCTGGACTGCCGTTCGTTGGACTTCGAGGAGGTGCCGCTGGACGCGGCGGCCGTGCGCGTGGTGGTGTGCAACACCGGCGTGCGGCATGCGCTCGGGCAGTCGGCCTACAACGAGCGTCGGGCGAGCTGCGAGCGGGCGGTGGAGCGGCTGTCGCGGCGTCTGCAGGGCGTGCGGGAGCTTCGCGACGTCTCGCCGGCCGCCCTGCGTCGGGAGGCGGACGTTCTGGATGCGGTGACCCTCCGCCGCGCCCGGCACGTGGTGGGCGAGATCGCGCGGACGGTCGAGGGCGCTGACGCGCTGAGGGTGTGCGATTATGTTCGATTCGGACACTTGATGTTCGAGTCGCACGCCAGCCTGCGCGACGATTACGAGGTAAGCTGCCGGGAGCTGGACCTCATGGTCGATCTGGCGCGGGGGCGGCCGGGCCTCTACGGCGCGCGCATGGTCGGGGCGGGGTTCGGCGGGTGCACCGTCAACCTGGTGAGCGCGGAGGCGGCGGGGGAGTTCGCGCGCGCGATGGCGTCCGATTACCGGGCGCGGACGGGCACGTCGCCGGAGGTCTACGAGTTCCGGGCCGGTGCGGGGGCCGAGGTGCGCGCATGCTGAGGTGCGGCGCTATCGGCGCGCGACCTCGGCCAGGATGCGCACGATCTCGCCGAGCTGGTGTTCCTGGGTGTACTCCAGGGCGAGCGCGCGGGCGGCCCGGGAGCCGGCCTCGAGGGTCGGCGCGTCCATGTAGTGCTCCAGGAACCCGGCGAGCTGGGCCGAATCGGAGGGGTCGCGGAGGTAGAGGCCGCTCTGGCCGGGCGTGAGCAGCTCGTAGGCGCCGTTGTGGAGGCTCGTCAGGGCGGGCAGGCCGCATGCGAGCCCCTCCATGGTCACGTTTGCGCAGGGATCGTAGTAGCTGGGAAGCACCAGCAGGTCGGCGGCCGCGTAATAGGGGGCGGGCGCCACGGCCCCCACGAAGCGCATCCTGTCGGCCGCGCCGCAGCGATCGGCGAAGGCGCGCGCCGTGCGCTCACGCCCCCGCCCGACCACCAGGGCGTAGACCGGCTGCGGGGCGTCCTTGCGGGCCAGTATGCCGACGGCCTCGATGAACGTGAAGAGGCCCTTGCGCCGCCAGTCGTGGCCCACGAACACGCCCACCAGCGCGTCGGGCGGGAGGCGCAGCTCTGCGCGTACGCGCGGCCGGTGCTCCCGGCGAAGCGCCGGGTGGAGACGCGCGCAGTCCGCGCCGTTGTAGACCACCTGCACGCGCGCCGCCATGGCGGGGTAGTGGCGGGCGATCTCGCGGCGCACCATGTCGGAGTTGGCGATGATGCACCTCGGCCCGGGCGGTGCGTAGAGCCGGTCGTCGATATGGATGCGCAGCCGTTCGCGCACGCTGAGCGCGCGCGACAGCCGGTTGAACGCCCGTGCGGGCAGGCCGCGGTAGCTTCTCTGGCGCTGGCGCACGTACTCGCGCTGAACGCCTCCGCCCGGCCGCACCACGTCGGCGCCCCAGCACTTCTGGTCGCTGAAGGTCACCTCGGCGTCCTCGCGGGCCAGGGCCGCCCGTGCGGCGCGGGCCAGGGCCAGGTCGCGGAACGCCCGCGGCACCCGGGGCAGCGCCAGCGGCACGATCTGCACGCCCTCGGCGCCCGCCGCCTCCGCGGCGCCCGCCGCCTCCGCGGCGGCCGGCGCCTCCG from Candidatus Brocadiaceae bacterium encodes the following:
- a CDS encoding leucine--tRNA ligase, whose product is MEQDRYVPAHVEAHWREYWDGVRLFHCDDRSTRPGFYCLVMFPYPSGALHVGHGRNYILGDVVARYKRMRGFNVLHPMGWDAFGLPAENAAIKRGLHPRMSVARNVEIMKAQIRALGIGYDWDREINTSEPGYYRWTQWVFLQLWQQGLAYRRDAPVNWCPSCQTGLANEEVVNGLCERCDTEVVEKDLPQWFFKITDYADRLLKDLDLLGAWPERVRLMQANWIGRSEGALVFFKVAHTGEPMPCFTTRPDTLWGVTFMSLAPEHPAIPGLVAGTDYEEPVMSFVSEAIEQNQVARSSDTVEKQGVFTGRHVINPVNGERVPLWVANYALMEYGTGAVMAVPAHDQRDFEFAVKYDLPIVPVIRPEDAEPDAGEMAEAYVGPGVMVNSGPFDGTRVPEQMHRVVEYLEANAMGEADVNYRLRDWLISRQRYWGAPIPVVHCPQCGIVPVPEDQLPVLLPDEVDFTPRGKSPLDFVEDFVKTTCPACGREARRETDTIAQWLCSCWYFLRFVSPHDETRPFDRDLADSWLPVDLYIGGVEHAVLHLLYSRFIVKVLQDAGHLGFAEPFRALFTQGMICKQSHVCRRCLRVVTDDPNVREPCRCDLGMSLERRLREGVEVLSSAEKMSKSKGNVVTPDHVIRQYGADTLRLYTLAIGPPEKDAEWQDSGIVGYHRFLNRLWDSIVGHRTGFEAIPRQLPDAGGLAPESRRVYRQVHATIKRVTEDIEQRWHFNTAIASVIALLNEVQKLPVLGSYVGTETDEEQRDFNLFRFALESIVQLLAPFVPHVAEELWGRMGNPASIFEQGWPEFDPEAARSEEVELPVQVNGRVRERLVVERDEDEELVREKALSLENVRRYVEGKELVQCVVVPNRIVSIVVR
- the galK gene encoding galactokinase, which gives rise to MTAGAAESFERVFGARPPGLQCARAPGRVNLLGEHTDYNGGFVLPIAVDRAVRVCFRAAAGPVRLWSEDAGSWAAFELADLRPPPPGGGAPPGDGAPDWGAYARGVAWALQEAGHRLRAIQGVVSGDVPMGSGLSSSAALEVAVGTAFCAAAGLQIDGRALALACQRAEHAFTGVRCGVMDQFASIHGRSGCALLLDCRSLDFEEVPLDAAAVRVVVCNTGVRHALGQSAYNERRASCERAVERLSRRLQGVRELRDVSPAALRREADVLDAVTLRRARHVVGEIARTVEGADALRVCDYVRFGHLMFESHASLRDDYEVSCRELDLMVDLARGRPGLYGARMVGAGFGGCTVNLVSAEAAGEFARAMASDYRARTGTSPEVYEFRAGAGAEVRAC
- a CDS encoding glycosyltransferase family 4 protein — translated: MRISIACKQFAPSGGAESFLASLVRRLRAEGVQVRILTPDARAAAAEAPAAAEAPAAAEAAGAAEAAGAEGVQIVPLALPRVPRAFRDLALARAARAALAREDAEVTFSDQKCWGADVVRPGGGVQREYVRQRQRSYRGLPARAFNRLSRALSVRERLRIHIDDRLYAPPGPRCIIANSDMVRREIARHYPAMAARVQVVYNGADCARLHPALRREHRPRVRAELRLPPDALVGVFVGHDWRRKGLFTFIEAVGILARKDAPQPVYALVVGRGRERTARAFADRCGAADRMRFVGAVAPAPYYAAADLLVLPSYYDPCANVTMEGLACGLPALTSLHNGAYELLTPGQSGLYLRDPSDSAQLAGFLEHYMDAPTLEAGSRAARALALEYTQEHQLGEIVRILAEVARR